In the Malus domestica chromosome 16, GDT2T_hap1 genome, one interval contains:
- the LOC103402775 gene encoding uncharacterized protein: MEDLWKRAKTFAEEAAKKSQALTTSAKITDLVSETAKRSREFAAEASKKADEIKTAALKQADQIKSLNVSEMIPPQLASLSIVNSASASSAPEPPSPLELKKFGVTEDLRDFVQGLTSDTFKHFPVQDAAEEVSDVPTTASNVRKDLTEWQERHATLVLTTVKEISRLRYELCPRVMKERRFWKIYFTLVSSHVAPYEKQYMEELKVEEAEKLKDDIVKPTPPVGGTDKAEGSEKNTKPSVSKSSSAEQDLDSFLLGDLEDSDGGPDDRDDGDRSFDDDFDKIDNSDVEDEKHEKK; this comes from the exons ATGGAAGACTTATGGAAGCGAGCGAAGACCTTCGCCGAAGAAGCGGCCAAGAAATCCCAAGCCCTAACCACCTCCGCCAAGATCACCGACCTAGTTTCCGAAACCGCCAAGCGATCCCGCGAGTTCGCCGCCGAGGCGTCCAAGAAGGCCGACGAGATCAAGACAGCGGCGCTTAAGCAGGCCGATCAGATCAAGTCCCTCAACGTCTCCGAGATGATACCTCCCCAGCTCGCCTCGCTCTCGATCGTCAACTCCGCCTCCGCCTCCTCCGCCCCTGAGCCGCCGTCGCCGTTGGAGCTTAAGAAGTTTGGTGTCACCGAGGATCTCAGAGATTTTGTCCAGGGACTCACTTCCGATACCTTCAAGCATTTTCCGGTCCAAG ATGCGGCAGAGGAGGTCTCCGATGTGCCGACGACGGCATCGAATGTAAGGAAAGATCTGACGGAGTGGCAGGAGCGGCATGCGACTTTGGTGCTTACTACTGTCAAG GAAATTTCAAGGCTGAGGTATGAATTGTGTCCGCGAGTTATGAAAGAAAGAAGATTCTGGAAGATATATTTTACCCTTGTGAGCAGTCATGTGGCTCC ATATGAGAAGCAATACATGGAGGAATTGAAGGTCGAGGAAGCAGAGAAACTAAAAGATGATATTGTGAAGCCAACGCCTCCTGTTGGAGGAACCGACAAAGCGGAAGGATCTGAAAAGAACACGAAGCCTTCAGTTTCAAAATCATCGTCAGCTGAACAGGACTTGGATAGTTTCCTTTTGGGTGATCTTGAAGACAGTGATGGGGGTCCGG ATGATCGTGATGATGGTGATCGGAgctttgatgatgattttgacaAGATCGACAATTCG GATGTCGAAGATGAGAAGCACGAGAAGAAATGA